The genomic stretch CTCGCGCGAGCCGATGACGAACTTCAGCTCGTCGTTGGCGTTCATCGACGTGAAGTTGCGGTAGTCGTTGCGCAGGTGCTCGCCCGAGGAGGGCGTCTTCATGTCGACGATTTTGTGCACCGCCGGAGGCACCAGCCGCACGTCGATGGCGCCGCTCGTCTCCAGCAGCACCTTGAAGCCGGCGTCGAGCAGCGCCTCCATCAGCGGGTAGACGCCGGGCTGGAGCAGGGGCTCGCCGCCGGTGACTTCCACCATGGGCGTGCGCAGGCCCTGCACCTCGCTGACGATGTCCGCGATTTTCCGGCGCGCGCCGCCGTGGAAGGCGAACTCGCTGTCGCAGTAGGTGCAGCGCAGGTGGCAGCCCGTGAGGCGGATGAAGGCGCACAGCAGCCCGGCGTGGGAGGACTCACCCTGGACGCTGAGGTAGATTTCCTTCACCACCACGGAGTCCGCGGTGGGGACGCGTCGGGGCTCGATATGTGGGCGCGCTGCGGGCATGGCTTCTTTGTTGATTCGGGGGAGGGGCGCTTCAACCCCAACCTACCGCGCCAGGTCAAGCGCGGCCTGTTGCCTCGCCTGAGGAGGGGTCAAGGGGCGGCGGGGCCCTTCACGCGCTCGACGAAGGCGTCGATGAGCTTCCGGGCAATGCTGAGCTTCGGGGGGATGCGCGGCAGGTTGTCCGGGCTGAACCAGTGGGCCTCGGAGATTTCCTTCTGGTCCACGGTGATTTCGCCGCCCGCGTATTCGGCGGTGAAGCCCACCATCAGCGAGCGGCCGAAGGGCCACGGCTGCGAGCCGAAGTAGCGGATGTTCTTCACGTCGATGCCGACTTCCTCCTTCACCTCGCGCGCCACGCACTCCTCCAGCGACTCCCCCGGCTCCACGAAGCCGGCGAGCGTGCTGAACATGGGCTCTGGGAATTGGGCGTTGTGCGCCAGCAGCATCGTGTCGCCGCGGGTGATGAGGACGATGATGGCGGGGGCGAGGCGGGGATAGAAGGGCGTCTTGTCCACCGGGCAGCGGCGGGCGCGCTCACCCGGAACCAACAGGGTGGGTTCGCCGCAGCGGCCGCAGAAGCGGTGGGTGAGGTCCCACTCGACAATCGCGAGCGCGCGGCCCGCCACGGCGAAGCGGGCGTCATCCACTCGCTTGAAGAGCGAGCGGGCGGCGACAGCCTTGTAGCCTTCCGGCGGGACGAAGTCCTGGGTGAACCCCGCCGCGTAGCAGTCCACGCCGTCCAGCGCTCCCAGGTAGTGCGCGGCGGCGGCGAGCTCCGGGAAGGCCGCGCCGGTGGGAATGGCGACGCCGTCCGCATGCTCGTGGACGAGCACGTCCATGCCCCGGGCGAGGAAGAGCAGGGCGCCCTCGCGGGGCCGGTCGGGCGGGGTGTGGTCGGGGACGAAGAGGGGGGCGGAGCTCACGGGGCCACACTAACGGGCCCGGGCCGGGTGTGCAGGCGTTGCGTGAGCTTCGGGCCTGGGATGGCGGTGGGCTCAGCTGTCCTTCTGGATGAGCTCGACCTTGTAGCCGTCCGGGTCCTCGACGAAGGCGATGACGGTGGTGCCGTGCTTCATGGGGCCGGGCTCGCGGACCACCTTGCCACCGGCCTGCCGGATGGCCTCGCACGTGCCGTGGATGTCACTGACGCCCAACGCGATGTGCCCATAGGCCGTGCCGAGCTCGTACTTCTCGACGCCCCAGTTGTGCGTGAGCTCCAAGGCGGGGTGGGTGTCCTCGGGGCCGAAGCCCACGAAGGCCAGGGTGAACTTGCCGTCGGGGTAGTCGTGACGGCGCAGCAACTTCATGCCGATGACCCGGGTGTAGAAGTCGAGCGAGCGCTCGAGGTCACCGACGCGGAGCATGGTGTGCAGGATTCGCATGCGGGCTTCATAACGCCATCATCGCGTCGCGTCATGCGTCCCCGCCGCCCGCTGCCCCGGAGACTCAGGGCTTTTCCTCGGACTGTGCCTTGGGCGGCACCGTGAGTGTGCCCACCTCGACATGGGACGACGGCAGCGCCTTTCTGTCCGCGCTCCGTCCGCCGATGCGTGAGCCATCACCCCCGGCGTGCCACAGGCCCACCACGACCTTCCGCTCGCCCGCGTCCCAGTCCTTCGTGGACACCGAGAAGGCGTCCCGCAGGAGCGTGTCCCGGGGCGCCTCGGCGAAGAAGTAGGTGCCGCCCAGCACCGGGTGGTCCGCGTTCTTCCGCTTGCTGCCCGGCGGGCCGGGGAAGTGGACGAAGATGCCCGCAGAGCGAGGCACCGGCCCGGTGACGCGCCAGTAGAGCACCAGGTGGAGCAGCCCCTCCGCGTCCGGCGCCGACGGTATCTCCGCGCCCACCAGCTCCACCGGCACGTCGAACCGCGCGCCCACGGGCTTCGCGGTGGGCGGCAGCGCCGCCACGCGCATCGGCGAGCCATCCGCGTTGAGGGGCACCGCGCGCGCCAGCGGCTCAGGTGACGTCGCCAGCAGCGCGCCCCAGGCCACCAGCGGCACACACGCCACGCCGATGGCCGCGGGCCCCAGCCGCCCGCGCAGTCGCCAGGCCACGAAGCCCAGGCCCAGCCACGCGAGCGCGGAGACCAGCGCGCCGCCCAGCCCGGAGCGCGGCAGGAAGCGCAGCACCACGCGGTGCGTCCCTTCCGCCACGCGCACGCCGAGGAGCCCGTCCTGGGACACCACCTCGCCCTCCGAGGACTTCCAGCCCGGGTGCCAGTTCTGGTTCACCAGCAGCACCGTGGGGCGCGTGGCCGTCACGTCCACCGTGACGCGGTTGGGGGTCCACTCCATGCGGCGCGCGGTGCCCGCGGAGGCGTCCTCCAGGTACTCCTCCTGGGGCAGGTCGCCGCGCAGGCGCTCGGACATGGGCACCGGCCACGCCTCGCCACAGGCGATGGAGCCCCGGTTGAGCGCCAGGAAGTAGCCCTGTGCCCAGCGGTTGCCGCGGGCCTGGGCGAAGGGGCGCTCCGCCTCCTCGGGAACGGGGCCGGGCGCGGGCACCATCTGCGACCAGCGGCTGAGCCGGTCGAAGGCGCGCACCTGGAAGCCCCAGCCCACGGCGATGACGACGCAGGCCACCACCGCGGCGGTGGGCCACCAGGACGTCGCCGTGCGCGTGGCCGGCACGCGCCACACGCGCACCAGCAGCACGGCGAGCCCCAGTGCCACCAGCTCCGCTAGGAAGAGCCCGGCGGGCACGAGGAAGCGCTCCGGATAGCGCAGCGTTCCGAAGACGGGCAGCAGCCGCAGCGCGCCGAACAGCGAGGGCACTGCGGAGTAGCCGGCCGCCATCCACACGCACAGCGCCGCCAACACCGCCGGGTACAGCGCGCGGCGCCAGGCCCACGCGGCCAGTGGAATCAGCGCGAGCACCGCGGGCGCGAGGAAGAAGTTGCCGGGGTCGCTGTAGCCGGAGCTCGCCGGCATCTGGAGCAGCATGCGCGCCAGCTCCTCCGCGGAGTTGCCCGGCGTGCCCGCCATGATGCGTGGCGCCGAGCGCATGGTCTCCACCAACGGCCACAGCCGGAACGCGCAGGCGCCCAGGGTGAACACGGCGGTGGCGCCCAGGGCCCACAGCGCGGACTTACGCCGCGGCGTCCCGCGCAGCCCGTACAGCGTGCGCCCGGCCTCCAGCGCGACGAAGAGCGCGCCCATGGGCACGGGATACGTGCCGCCGAAGCCCAGCAGCACCGCGAAGGTGCCGGCCACCACCGCGGCGCCCCGGAGATGGCCCTCCGCCGCGCGGCGCGTGCCCCACAGCAGCCAGGGCAGCAGCAGGAAGCCCGCGAAGTTGAGCCAGCCAATGGACCATGACAGCGCGGTGAAGCCCGCCAGGCCGAACAGCGGCGCCGCGCCGAGCGCCCCCAGCGCGGAGCCCACGCGCCGCCGCGCGTAGTGGAAGAAGCCCTCCATGCCGAGCACGAGGAAGGCCCAGAGCAGCAGCGGCTCCGCCGGCCGCGCGCCCATGAGCGCGGACACG from Myxococcus xanthus encodes the following:
- a CDS encoding radical SAM protein; translated protein: MPAARPHIEPRRVPTADSVVVKEIYLSVQGESSHAGLLCAFIRLTGCHLRCTYCDSEFAFHGGARRKIADIVSEVQGLRTPMVEVTGGEPLLQPGVYPLMEALLDAGFKVLLETSGAIDVRLVPPAVHKIVDMKTPSSGEHLRNDYRNFTSMNANDELKFVIGSREDYDWAKALIAEHQLLQKPYGSLFSTVFDKLHPRELAEWVIEDRLAVRFQLQMHKYMWDPNARGV
- the nudC gene encoding NAD(+) diphosphatase, which produces MSSAPLFVPDHTPPDRPREGALLFLARGMDVLVHEHADGVAIPTGAAFPELAAAAHYLGALDGVDCYAAGFTQDFVPPEGYKAVAARSLFKRVDDARFAVAGRALAIVEWDLTHRFCGRCGEPTLLVPGERARRCPVDKTPFYPRLAPAIIVLITRGDTMLLAHNAQFPEPMFSTLAGFVEPGESLEECVAREVKEEVGIDVKNIRYFGSQPWPFGRSLMVGFTAEYAGGEITVDQKEISEAHWFSPDNLPRIPPKLSIARKLIDAFVERVKGPAAP
- the gloA gene encoding lactoylglutathione lyase — protein: MRILHTMLRVGDLERSLDFYTRVIGMKLLRRHDYPDGKFTLAFVGFGPEDTHPALELTHNWGVEKYELGTAYGHIALGVSDIHGTCEAIRQAGGKVVREPGPMKHGTTVIAFVEDPDGYKVELIQKDS
- a CDS encoding YfhO family protein, whose protein sequence is MMPPPRRLLRFAHRAATLTSVRLALFAALALAAAWRPLQQAGGMNDFRDAHLLHSYEDAGTRTVTHYGQLPLWNPWACGGQYALGSPQTRVASPTLLVSALMGARPAEPLLLWAFLVLGMEGFFHYARRRVGSALGALGAAPLFGLAGFTALSWSIGWLNFAGFLLLPWLLWGTRRAAEGHLRGAAVVAGTFAVLLGFGGTYPVPMGALFVALEAGRTLYGLRGTPRRKSALWALGATAVFTLGACAFRLWPLVETMRSAPRIMAGTPGNSAEELARMLLQMPASSGYSDPGNFFLAPAVLALIPLAAWAWRRALYPAVLAALCVWMAAGYSAVPSLFGALRLLPVFGTLRYPERFLVPAGLFLAELVALGLAVLLVRVWRVPATRTATSWWPTAAVVACVVIAVGWGFQVRAFDRLSRWSQMVPAPGPVPEEAERPFAQARGNRWAQGYFLALNRGSIACGEAWPVPMSERLRGDLPQEEYLEDASAGTARRMEWTPNRVTVDVTATRPTVLLVNQNWHPGWKSSEGEVVSQDGLLGVRVAEGTHRVVLRFLPRSGLGGALVSALAWLGLGFVAWRLRGRLGPAAIGVACVPLVAWGALLATSPEPLARAVPLNADGSPMRVAALPPTAKPVGARFDVPVELVGAEIPSAPDAEGLLHLVLYWRVTGPVPRSAGIFVHFPGPPGSKRKNADHPVLGGTYFFAEAPRDTLLRDAFSVSTKDWDAGERKVVVGLWHAGGDGSRIGGRSADRKALPSSHVEVGTLTVPPKAQSEEKP